The DNA sequence ACGAACAACTCCGTACGATCATGACCACCATGTTCGATGATCTTGAAGCGCGGGAGCAGCTCAAATCCTTTTCGTTTTATTGGAAATGGTTGGTTTCGTAAGGCTATTGGGGAGGAATGTAGAGTGTCCAAAAATGCCAGTGTGGACGGGCAGGACTCAAGGGAATCCAATTCCCCTGCTCGGTCTGATATTCGAGGTCTCTGATGCTGATCTGAACACGAAGATATGAGCTGGAAATGGTGTCTATCTCTTGAATTGAATAGGGAAATGTCACATTCGTTTCCTGTAGGTAATCAAATCTCTCAATGGTACAATTGCGCCGCATCACCTCCAAATATCCTGCTCTCCATCTTCCTGAATGCGCGTACGCTGGCGTCAGCAAAATATCCAGATGCAAGCCCTGCTGACCATCCAACACCTCGACTGGGCGTCCTGTCGAATCCAACAGCGTCAATTTCCACCTGCTGGAATCTTGTATCACCTGATCTACCCGGTAGGGAAATCTGACCTCCGGGAATCCGAATGCCCAATCAAATGGATCCATGTGTTCCGAATAGCCGGAATCATTCCTCCATACCATCGAGTCCAAGGATAAGTTCATAGGCCCGCCCACCCATTCTGATTGCCAAGGTACCGTCCAATCCAAGGATTGGCCATTTGGAATCGCCAGTTGTGGTTCAGTCATCACCATCTCCGCTCCTACCCGAAGTCGTGGGCGAAAGATTTGGACTTCGCCGGAAGAACCTTCAGTAGGTACATGGCTAAATCTATATCCTACAGACGTGCCTTCGCCGGGATGTTCTATGCCTCCGCGTGGGATCGTCTTGAACAATGAATCGCCCACAATCACGGCCATTTCGAGCTCCCAGCTAGCGCCTGAAATGTCCACCCCATCCTGCTCAAATATGTCTTCCCAACTTAGCTCCTGCCCTACCCCAAGGCCAGGCAGCAAGCAAATCATGATCAGCGCAATTCCTGAGACTTTCAGCAGAGAAACAGACATAAAGATGAAATTTCAGGCTAGTCGCGATGCACCATGTTTCTGCGCATCTACGAAAAATATTAATTCCCGAATAAAGATCGAATTTGACTGTTTCTTTTCCGATTCGAGTTTTTCAATCAGTTCAGCATTCAATTCATTTTCGGTGACGATCCCCTTGGCAACAAGTAAACCCGACAAGTTTTGCAAAAGCGGAATAAGGGACACCTCATTTTCAGGCGTTTGAACAATGGCCTCAGGTTTGATATTCCTCACAGAAATGGAATCATGATTGAAAATACTCCAGATCTCTTTGCCAATGGTTGGATTTCCTCCGTTGCTCTCCACTAATTTCCAAAACCAGCTATTTACTTCATGGTGCAATGGCATGTTCTCTTTGTCAATTACGGAGGTTGAATCATGCTCCTGGAATCCCATAATTCCATTTGGCTTCAGATGATTCGCTAATTGTTCGATGGCCTGCCTGGGATTGGAAACATATTTTAACACCCTTCTACCGACAATGGCATCAAATTTTCGATCGCCCAATTTTACGTCCATTAAATCAGAAGCAAGGTATTCGATATGATGGAGGTTTTTAGCTTTTGCCTGCATCAATGCCGCGTTTAAAGCACGTGGGTTTGAATCCAACCCGACCACCTTGCCTTCCGATCCGACAATCTCAGCAAGCATTTCGGTCGTAACTCCTCTTCCGCAGCCCACATCAAGAACAGTCATCCCTTTTGAAATGCCGATCTCCCGAAAAAAATCCTGGGTAATATCACTCATTGATTTGCTGTATTAGGTGCCTACTATTCGATGGCCCTAACAATATAACAAGCACCATCAAAAATATTCAATGGCCTGATCTATCTACTCATTTCAAGACTCTCATTTTCCCCCTGTTGCAGAAAATAGCGGGGTAACTGATATCAAGAATAGTATCATTTAATGATTTCATTTCGCCAATTATCTTTTTCTACTACCCGAACATTCTCTTTACCTTTTAATGAAAGCAAATATTTCCATAAATAGCTCAGTTCTTTGTCCAATGGATTCCCCATAAATGGGCGAATAATGATTGAATTACCATAATTTTGTTTCAATTTCTCCGCACTATCATCTATCATGATAATTTCATTCATTGAATAACCCAATTTTTTTAATTTCTTCAATCGTTTGGTTTTCACATATCGGTCTAATTCCAAATCACGACGAACGGTACACTTTTCTGATCCCCAGATAAATTCCAACTTGATCTCTTCTGGAATTATTTTTTCAAGAACAGCTTCTATGTATGCCTCATGAGCTGATGACCATATCCCTATTTCAAATTCCTTTGATAATTCCGTCACAAATTCTAGCAAAAAAGGACGCACATAGATTTTATATTCATACACCTCAAATTCGGGCATGATTTCAAACTCGACTCCTTTTCTCGTTGCATGAATCAACGTCTCATCTAAATCTAGTACAATTAACAACTTTCTGTATTTAAAATTCAAAAATCATTCATAACTCATTTATTCCAGCAATATAGCGTAGATCCTCCAAAAAGATCCAATCAATCAAACTAGGCATGAAATGCCACTTCATCGAAGGGATCTTTTACTTCACTTAATCGTGCCATCTCTAAAGCACGACTATTTTTGATAGACACCATTCATTGAATAGGTTCTGCTTGCCCTGCCTTAGCGCTTAACCGGTGATAAAACCCGTTACCTTTTTCGTAATGATGTCCGGTCAACTCCCTGTTCAGGTTGTTGTACTCTGTATTTCTCCACGTCTCCATGTTCGTCCAAAATGAATTCGTAGGTCACTTTTGGCCTAAATCCATTTACTACAAATTTTGTATTTGCCTCAGGCATTAGCTCGAATTTCATGTCAGGGCTCATCACAATCCAAAGAGATTTGTCTTTAAACAAAATCTCGGTTTCCCTCCCTTTTTCGGAAATGTAGATGCCTGCGTATTTTTGTTGTATTTCGTCTGCCAATCTAAAGGCCGGGGCTACGGGTTGACTGTATAATATTCTCCGGGTATTTTCTGTTGGAATTCTTGTTTTTCCTGTACCATTACCATTGTTCTGAAGCATGATAATGGTTTTGTCTTTATCAAAATGTCTCTCGATGTAGGTAAGGTACCCATCCCAACTACCACTATGAGATGCAATGTTGCCGTAGTCTAGGTCGTCATTCAAAAACCAACCAAATCCATAATCGGTATTTTCCCCTGAATCTAATGTCGGATTTGAAAAAATATGTTTGACGTCATTTTCGGAAAGGATTTCATTGCGTTTTATGGCTCGATCCCATTTGTATAAATCCGACGCCGTAGCGTACAATCTTCCTTGTCCGTATACGCCATCAAACGATTTTGCATAATCGCTCTGCCCCATATAAGCGCCTGTCGAGTCAATCGTATAGCCTAAAGCTAAATGGTCAATTGTTAAATCGTCTTTGTACACAAAAAGCACCTCGGTGTCATTCATTTCCAGAGGATCGAAAATCTTTTCCTTCAGAAATTCACCGTATGATGTATGTGATACTCTCTCAATAATGGAGGCAAGCAAAAAATAACCTGTATTGCTGTAAGCCCAATTTTGGTTGGGTTCAAAATCAAGCTCAGGCTTTTCTTGAGCAAAAAGTTCAATTACATAATCGTTGGTTGCAATTCTAGACTTGTCTCCTTTTTCGTTCAGCAATTGCATATAGTCCGGCAATCCGGAAGTGTGATGAACAAGATGGCTGATGGTAATTCCTTCATAGAAGTCTAGCTCGGGAATATATTGAGCCATGTTGTCGTCAAGCGATAGCCTTCCATCTTTGACCAACAAATAAATAGCTGTGGCGGTGAATTGTTTCGTAACGGAAGCTAAATTGAACAAGGAATGCTTTGTGAGCGCTTCGTTCGTTTCCCGGTTTTCTATCCCATAACTTTTCTGAAGAATAATGGTGTCGTTTTCTGCGATGAGCACGTTCCCATTGAATTCTCCATATTTCAGCATTTCGCTAAATAATGAATCTAGTTTTTGTGCCTTTTGAGTATGTGCTACATTGAGCTTTTCGGTCTCACTAGTCTGTTTGCAAGAAATTAACCCTATCAAGATTAAAAAGGCGAAAAATATTTTTCTCATGCGTATTTTTTGCTTTGCGCTTGACTTCATACCTGGCTACAAATAGTTTGGATCAGCAATATAGTATATATCATCCAGAATTATCCATCCCACCAAACTAGTTGAGAGATATCTCCGCATCGGAGGCGTGAAAATCGAAGGGTTACTTTATTTCAGTTGTGGGTGTTGTCTCTGCGTATAAACTTTCTGAGAGACGCACTGAATATAATACTCTCACTGAAAGGGTGTATTGACAGAGTTTTCTGAAAATTCGCTTAAGGCGAGGCTGACACACTTTTCTTAACATTCCCGCTCGGACGGATACTTTTTTGCTTACTTAAGATGGTGAATTAATAACTGATAATATTAGAGCGTGTTTTGAATTCGAAAGGTCTGGATATTAGAAAAATGTGAATCGGCCAACTAACTTTGAAGTTACCACACTAGAAAAGTTAGTATGCAAAAGCAATTTGCGGAATTGACCGATTCACAATGGCAAGTTATCGAAAAGTTCTTGGATGTAGAGCGAAAGCGGAAAAACTGTCTCAGAACCATCATAAACGCCATTTTATGGATCACTCGAACCGGAGCCCAATGGAGGAACCTAGAGAGTAAATATCCACCATGGTCGAGTGTCTACTACTATTTTAGAACTTGGCAAAAGACCGGAGTCTGGGGCGAGATTTTGAAGCATTTGGTTCAGTTAGAACGGGAAAGCCAAGGACGAAATGCCGAGCCTTCAGCTGTTGCAATCGATAGCCAAAGTGTGAAAAAGGTGAGCTTCATTTCAATATCCACAGGCATTGACGGCGGAAAACGTGTGAATGGTCGGAAAAGGCATTTGGCGGTGGATGTTCTTGGCTTGCCGGTTGGGATATATGTTGGTCCGGCCAACAATCACGATTCGGTAGAGGGCGTGGAGTTGCTTTGGCAGATAGAAAATGCTTCCCGGCGTGTAAGGCTGATTTCTGCCGACAAAGCATATCGGGGTGATTTTGAGGAACTTGTAACAGGGATATACAATTGGGGGATGGACATTTCCCAAAAGCCTGAGTCCCAATCAGGATTTGTACCCCAGAAGAAAAGGTGGCAGGTGGAAAGATCCTTTGCCTGGCTGAATTTCTACAGGAGATTGACAAGAGACTATGAACGACTGCCTGAATCTTCAGTCCTTTTCATTCAGCTCGCTTTCTGCAGTATCATTCTGGCAAGAAGGTCAGGTTGAATTTCCAAACACGCTCTTAAATCTTTATTTTCATTCGAAATTTCATAACCCATTATACAATCCAAAGCCTTTTGTTTATATTCTTGGTCTTCAAATAAAAATTTTGTTCCATTAGCAAACTCGTCAAAGAATTCATTTTGAACAAGTGCTATTAGAGTTTCAATAATAAATTTAGGACTGCAACTATCAATAGAGGCAAAAAAATACTTAAAAAGTGCCACAGATTCAGTAATTTGTCCATTTGGGGTATTCCAAGAAGTTAAAGGTTCGAATTCATATAGCCGTTTTCGATTTCTCATAGTGAACTCTCTTGAAAAATCTATACAAAAATTATAGACTACTTTATTTAAAGGGGTATCAAACTCATATAGTATCTCCAAGAAGGCAATCCCAATTTCTGAAAGCTTAACATTAGAAATTTCAGATGCCGATTTAATAGCTTGTGTTAACATATAACTTGACCATGTAGGATTGCTTGTGTTAAGTTCAAATAACAGTGGAATTAAACGGCAAACTAAAATACGTTCTTCTGATAAAAACTCAGTCTCCTTTCTTTTGATTTGAATATCAACGGAATTTCTCCCAATATAATCAAGGATAGGCTTACAAAGAGCTTTATTTTTATTTGACATATTGTGTGCCAAGCCTAGTGTATCTTTTGAAAGGTTGCGATTAAGAATTAAATCTTTTTCACATATTTTAATAAAGGTATTTAAATCAATCATGCTCCACAATATTTATGGGTGTGTCTGGTGTTTCAGGCCACCAAACTAGTTGAGATATATCTCCGCATCGGAGGCGTGAAAATCGAAGGGTTACTTTATTTTATTCGTCAAAGACGGAATTGATACTCCTTAGAATTGATGCGTAATTCTTTTCAGTATGCTTCAACTGAGCGGAGCAATAACTCTGAGTAAGCAGTAGCTGTCTGTTCAATTTCTCGAAATTCATCTTCTTTAATTCTGTTGGAGAGGAACGGTGACGCCATTTTCAAGCCTAACGTTCAAGGCGCGGTTGGTACACTTTTCTGAACATTTCTTCTATTCGATCATAGTCGCTTACATTTTCTTGGGCTCAGTTTTCTTTCCATCAAACCTGTCAAATAAATTTTCCCATAGCAAATAGGAACTATCTTCAATTTTAGCAGAAAGATTGTCAATTCTATTAAATATTTCCTTTGCAAGATCAACTTTCCACCCCTTAATTAATTCTACACCATTTGTATCTGCCCAATTTTCGATTTGAGGGATGATAGGTAATTTACCATCATGCATATCTTCAAAATAGCTTTCCCCCCTATACATTCGATCAATCGTTTGTATTATAATTTTATCTGGAAGTAAATCTTCAATTTCAAAAGCACCAGTTCCTAAAATCTCCTCAACTTCGATAACTCTTTGTTCAGATTCTTTATACTTACCTGATAAAAGCTTTGACTTAAACTGTTTCCCTTGTTGATCTGAATCTAAAAAAACTATAGGTAATGTACCATCTCTAGAAGATACTAATTTACTAACTGGCCCCATTCCTTTTACCCCTCCAGTTGGTATGAACACAAACTCTTTAAAAGTTTTTAATTTCCCATTTCCAAAAAGTAAACGCTTTATCAGATTTAGATAAATCTGATCACTTACGCCTTCGACTAAAATTGGATTGCATCCTAATAACAGGGTATCTGAAACAGTTAATCCCAATGCTGCGTGGACGGGATAAATTGATTTTTCTGATTCAGTTTCGTTATGCCTCAAGTTTGATGTGATCTCACTACGCCCAGTAGTTTTATTCAGATACACAGCTTTCACATTGGATAAATTATCAATATCAACCAAAAATGGAGAATGAGAGGTATATATAAGTTGATTATCAATGGATAGTTTTTTGAAAAATTTAGCCAAATCATATTGAGCGATAGGGTGCAAAGAAAGACCTGGCTCATCTAACAATAGGATAGCATTGCTATGCCCCTCCTTTGTTTCGACAAGGAACACTAAAAAAAAACTAAAAAACCATTGCAGACCTCTACTTCTACCTTCAAGTTCTATTTTTTCTGGTCGTAAACTATCCGAAACATTTATCCGAAAATGATTACCATCTACCTGAAAATCAAAAATATAATCACCTTGCTGCCACCACTGTTTAAAGTTTTTAGTAAGGTTAGTTGCAGCAGATCTTAATAATACTCCCCTTTCTCTTTTTTTATCTGCCCATTCATTAATTTCTTCTTCAGACAGATCCTCTTCATATTCAGAAATTACATTATTATAATTATTAGTTTTCCTAATAATTACACGCCTATCATTACCTAGCTCATAAATCTCTTTTGGTGATAATTTTACGTACTTAAAAAGTACTTCCATTGTTCGCTTTTTAGCTCTTGCAGATTCTGTTAAGTCTGTACGCTCATCCTCTTTTATAACTCTTGGTAAATAAATTTCACTGTCTAGATTCCCATAGTCTGAATAATAAACAAACCTTGGGAGAGAATTTAAAATAGATTCTTTTATCTCAGCTTCAACATGAACTACTTTTCCATCAAAAGCATCTATGAATCTTTCTATTCCTGTCAACAAAAAGTCTTTAAAGAAAGTAGGCAACTTAACTTTGCGACCGAAACCATTTTCAACTAGTTCAGTTATGTCAGACTTAATATTTTCAATAACCGGTCTATTAATTACTTCATGAGTCAAATATTCTTCGATCTTTTTAAAGGTCAATTCGACTTTTCCTTTTATATCATCCTTTTCTTTGATGTAAAATTCCTTCCGATTTAGAGATACAAAAAAGTCATCTATAATTGATTTAACTCTATCTGTGGGAAATTCTTCAATTTTTGTGTAAGGAAATGAGATATAGAATTCACCACTATAATTTCGCTGTACAAGTACTGTTTTGACTTGTTCAAGATCACAAGACAAAGATTGACTAACTGAACTTGCTAAATCTTCAGATAATTCAAAATCAGCCTTAACAAAAATATCGCTTTTATGACCGTTTGATTGGAACTCACTATAAATTTGTCTTGGAAAGTCATCAAGCGGAATTATAGGCTCTCCATTAGCTGGATTCAATTTCCAGAGTGCAGCTAATAAGTTTGTCTTTCCTGCTTCATTTGTACCTATAAGGCAAGTATTATCACTAACACTTATCCAATCACTTTCTTCTATGGATCGAAAATTTTTTACTTTAAATCTTTTTAATTTCATTTTTTTGATCAGGTTAATTAATTAAATACAACCAGAGTACCTACCCAATATACCACATATCCACAAAAAAATATCCAACATCCCATACTAGTTGACCATACCACTCACAATAATTACACACACAACACACAAGATACTGGCAACCAGCACCATAAAAACACCCCTACTTTTAATTTTTTAAACAAAAACTCTTTGCATGAACCTGTATAAAACGCCTTTCTACACTAAAAACACCTATCGACATATCCAACTTTCGAAGCACTCCCCTTGGGTGCGGCTGGCTGGTGCGGGGTGAGGAGGCTGGAAGGTAAGGCTTTGCCGCAGTCTCGGAGCTCGCGGAGAGACCGAGCGACCAGCGAGCCTGAAAGCGTCCGGCCCGGCGACCTGTATGCCCAGCGATGTCCTATTTGCCTGATTCGCCGGGACACCCCCAAATCCTCCTAAGCTTCGCATTCTGCCAAAAGGATCTCTGGGGAAAAAGCCTGAGCTCTGTTGCTCAGTTTCCCAAAAGGTCCCGATCCAACCATTTACAGGAGATCTGAGTTTTCAGTCTACTAACCGTTAATGCATTGGATATGAACCTCACACGAATCGGATGTGTGCTGTGCCTATTGTTCGGGGGCATGAGCTGGGCACAACAGGCGATGGATCAATTGACCAAAACCAACGGGGAAACCATCGAGGTGGAAGTCACGGCCGTATCGCCGCATAGCATCGAATACCATTACCCCAATGAGCATGCGACGTACTCGATCCTCAAGTCGGATGTCGCGACGATCCGGTTTGCCAATGGCCGGACCCAGAACTTCGAGGCAGCACCCGCTCCGCCTCCGGTTGTCGCCAATCGCGACCCCAAAATCAGCGGGGAATTCCATGCGAATGTGCCGATCGACCAAAACCTGGCCGCCATCCTGCCCTTCAAGTACTGGGACGAGGGCAATCTCAACGCGGACTTGGGCAAACGGGCTCAGTCAGCGGCCTACCGATATGCGCTGGATCATCCGGACAAATTCTCCTGCAAATTTCAAGACCCCAACTCCACGAATAGCCTACTGGCCAAAAACGGGATCGAGCTCGGAAATCTGGACCAATATTCCGCTACTGACCTGGCCCATCTATTGGGCGTGGGCTATGTCGTCATGGGTACGGTGACGCGGGATAAAAAGAGTGTCTCGTCCAGCACCAGCACCTTTGGGTCCGAGGAATCTGAACAGACGCGCGTCAAAAACAAGACCGACTATTACTCCGGTGGAACGACGACCACCACTCGCCAATTCCAGAATACGGTAGACCTTTCGATCCTCGATGCATCGGGGCAAACGCTGTACACGGATAGCAGGACGGCATTTTGGGACAATCAGGATTCCTACCAAGACGCGATCCGTCACATGATGAAAAAATCACCGATCCATCAGAAGTAGCGGGGGCATTCAAGGGCTGCAAACTAGCCGTTAATAAACCAACAAATCTTGCACAAAAGAGCAAGCGTGTTTGGCGTAGGAGCCTTGTTCTGGTATATTGTAAAATGGAGGTTGCTCCTATGTAGCTGGACAAAGGGCTGTTTCACCTTTTGATCAGCGGTCTTTTTTGATGGAATTCTGCCGGAAACTACTTGCCCCATGCCTTCCCAGAACGCCCTTACCACCCAAATTTCCGAATCTACGATGTTGTACAGCACCCACTCCCTCAAAGATCTCATCACGGCCATCAAAGAACGTAAGGTGATCTTGTTTGTCGGAGGCGGCGTATCGATGAATCTAGGCCTACCCTCCTGGGACAGCCTGATCGACAAATTGGCGCGGGATCTCGGCTACGAGACGGAGCATTTCCGGGGATTGGCCGATCGGTTGATGCTGGCGGAATACTACCAGATGAACAAGGGGATCGGTTCCTTGCGCAGCTGGATGGACCGCAAGTGGCACAACATGGACAATGTCAATATCCGCGAGTCCCGCATTCACCAGCTGATCGTAGAACTGAATTTCCCGATCATCTACACCACGAATTACGACCGCTGGATCGAGTTTGCCTTTGATGCCTATGACCGCGACTACATCAAAATTGCGGATGTGACCGACCTCAAGAACATCGAGGAAGGCACCACACAGATCATCAAATATCACGGGGATTTCGACCACGATGACAGCATTGTCCTGACGGAGACCAGCTATTTTGAACGGTTGGATTTCGAGACACCGCTGGACCTGAAGCTGCGTGCGGACGTATTGGGGAGATCGATCCTGTTTATCGGATACAGCATTTCGGACATCAACATCCGCTACCTGCTCTACAAGCTGAACCGCATGTGGGAGCGCGCCACGAAACAGGGCGCCAAGCCCAAATCGTTCATTTTGCTGATGAAGCCCAATCCAGTCTTGGAACAAGTCCTGGAGAACCGTGGGATCACGACGTTGATCAGCACGTATGAAGACCCCAAAAAGGGGTTGACGGACTTTTTGGAAGTCCTGTACAACGAGACGCGGGAAGATTCTCCACTGACAAGCGGAAAAGTCTCAGGGCCTGATGCGCCTGAAAGCTGGACCTCCCCTTCGGAGGATGAATCCGGCGCTAAGAATCACGATGGTTTCGTCCTCTGATGAGGTTGCGCATACGGAGGAGCAACTCATTGAATTGGTCCATTTCGAGCGCCACTTCTTCTCGCTTGGAATCGGCGGGAGCCTGATCGGACAAGAAAGACCGGATTTGGTCCAATCCTTCGAGATTCTCGCGGATTTCCTTGAGGATACGCATGTGGGTGAGTTGTTCTCTCGATCCTTGATGCAGGGTGAGGGCGGCTTCGAATACGTAGGGAATCATCTCGACATCTTCTCTCGACACGCAAATGGATGCTCCTTGCCGTTCGAGGAATTCCAGATCTTTGCACTCCAAATCTTCCTCAAAGAACACAAATGGCACCTGTGGATATAGCCTTTGGGCGAATAGAAGGGCCTCCCTTCCGGTGAATTCGGGAGCAGGTCGGTCTACGATGATGATATGAGGAATGAATGACAGCAGGCGGCTGACAAAATCTTTTCTTGTGCTAATGGTATCTGTGCGTACTTCGTATCCAGCTGATTGAAGGTGTTCTTTCAAATTTTCAGCAGAGCAAGCTAGTTCTTGGATGATCAACACCCTAAGGTGCCGCTCAAGGTACTGGCTTTTTGCGTGGGCCAACAAGTTCATGGTGTAAAGTCGTCTCAGGTGATCAAGTCAGAGTAGGGGCCGAATGTGCGACCCAGCAGTAGGTTGAGGAAGTTGCAAATCCAGTATAACCATTCCGCGGTATAAATGAAGGAAAGCGAAAGGTTTATACGAAAATTGAAGTAGCCTATGATTCATCGGAAAAGCCGACTAGGTGACTGACTACCATTCCAATATGCATGGGCAAAATCCCTTGATCAATCCAGAAACTCGCTTGAACTTGCGGA is a window from the Pontibacter sp. G13 genome containing:
- a CDS encoding response regulator — translated: MNLLAHAKSQYLERHLRVLIIQELACSAENLKEHLQSAGYEVRTDTISTRKDFVSRLLSFIPHIIIVDRPAPEFTGREALLFAQRLYPQVPFVFFEEDLECKDLEFLERQGASICVSREDVEMIPYVFEAALTLHQGSREQLTHMRILKEIRENLEGLDQIRSFLSDQAPADSKREEVALEMDQFNELLLRMRNLIRGRNHRDS
- a CDS encoding AAA family ATPase, with amino-acid sequence MKLKRFKVKNFRSIEESDWISVSDNTCLIGTNEAGKTNLLAALWKLNPANGEPIIPLDDFPRQIYSEFQSNGHKSDIFVKADFELSEDLASSVSQSLSCDLEQVKTVLVQRNYSGEFYISFPYTKIEEFPTDRVKSIIDDFFVSLNRKEFYIKEKDDIKGKVELTFKKIEEYLTHEVINRPVIENIKSDITELVENGFGRKVKLPTFFKDFLLTGIERFIDAFDGKVVHVEAEIKESILNSLPRFVYYSDYGNLDSEIYLPRVIKEDERTDLTESARAKKRTMEVLFKYVKLSPKEIYELGNDRRVIIRKTNNYNNVISEYEEDLSEEEINEWADKKRERGVLLRSAATNLTKNFKQWWQQGDYIFDFQVDGNHFRINVSDSLRPEKIELEGRSRGLQWFFSFFLVFLVETKEGHSNAILLLDEPGLSLHPIAQYDLAKFFKKLSIDNQLIYTSHSPFLVDIDNLSNVKAVYLNKTTGRSEITSNLRHNETESEKSIYPVHAALGLTVSDTLLLGCNPILVEGVSDQIYLNLIKRLLFGNGKLKTFKEFVFIPTGGVKGMGPVSKLVSSRDGTLPIVFLDSDQQGKQFKSKLLSGKYKESEQRVIEVEEILGTGAFEIEDLLPDKIIIQTIDRMYRGESYFEDMHDGKLPIIPQIENWADTNGVELIKGWKVDLAKEIFNRIDNLSAKIEDSSYLLWENLFDRFDGKKTEPKKM
- a CDS encoding IS5 family transposase gives rise to the protein MQKQFAELTDSQWQVIEKFLDVERKRKNCLRTIINAILWITRTGAQWRNLESKYPPWSSVYYYFRTWQKTGVWGEILKHLVQLERESQGRNAEPSAVAIDSQSVKKVSFISISTGIDGGKRVNGRKRHLAVDVLGLPVGIYVGPANNHDSVEGVELLWQIENASRRVRLISADKAYRGDFEELVTGIYNWGMDISQKPESQSGFVPQKKRWQVERSFAWLNFYRRLTRDYERLPESSVLFIQLAFCSIILARRSG
- a CDS encoding serine hydrolase domain-containing protein; this encodes MRKIFFAFLILIGLISCKQTSETEKLNVAHTQKAQKLDSLFSEMLKYGEFNGNVLIAENDTIILQKSYGIENRETNEALTKHSLFNLASVTKQFTATAIYLLVKDGRLSLDDNMAQYIPELDFYEGITISHLVHHTSGLPDYMQLLNEKGDKSRIATNDYVIELFAQEKPELDFEPNQNWAYSNTGYFLLASIIERVSHTSYGEFLKEKIFDPLEMNDTEVLFVYKDDLTIDHLALGYTIDSTGAYMGQSDYAKSFDGVYGQGRLYATASDLYKWDRAIKRNEILSENDVKHIFSNPTLDSGENTDYGFGWFLNDDLDYGNIASHSGSWDGYLTYIERHFDKDKTIIMLQNNGNGTGKTRIPTENTRRILYSQPVAPAFRLADEIQQKYAGIYISEKGRETEILFKDKSLWIVMSPDMKFELMPEANTKFVVNGFRPKVTYEFILDEHGDVEKYRVQQPEQGVDRTSLRKR
- a CDS encoding HAD family hydrolase, which translates into the protein MLIVLDLDETLIHATRKGVEFEIMPEFEVYEYKIYVRPFLLEFVTELSKEFEIGIWSSAHEAYIEAVLEKIIPEEIKLEFIWGSEKCTVRRDLELDRYVKTKRLKKLKKLGYSMNEIIMIDDSAEKLKQNYGNSIIIRPFMGNPLDKELSYLWKYLLSLKGKENVRVVEKDNWRNEIIK
- a CDS encoding methyltransferase domain-containing protein — encoded protein: MSDITQDFFREIGISKGMTVLDVGCGRGVTTEMLAEIVGSEGKVVGLDSNPRALNAALMQAKAKNLHHIEYLASDLMDVKLGDRKFDAIVGRRVLKYVSNPRQAIEQLANHLKPNGIMGFQEHDSTSVIDKENMPLHHEVNSWFWKLVESNGGNPTIGKEIWSIFNHDSISVRNIKPEAIVQTPENEVSLIPLLQNLSGLLVAKGIVTENELNAELIEKLESEKKQSNSIFIRELIFFVDAQKHGASRLA
- a CDS encoding SIR2 family protein; the protein is MPSQNALTTQISESTMLYSTHSLKDLITAIKERKVILFVGGGVSMNLGLPSWDSLIDKLARDLGYETEHFRGLADRLMLAEYYQMNKGIGSLRSWMDRKWHNMDNVNIRESRIHQLIVELNFPIIYTTNYDRWIEFAFDAYDRDYIKIADVTDLKNIEEGTTQIIKYHGDFDHDDSIVLTETSYFERLDFETPLDLKLRADVLGRSILFIGYSISDINIRYLLYKLNRMWERATKQGAKPKSFILLMKPNPVLEQVLENRGITTLISTYEDPKKGLTDFLEVLYNETREDSPLTSGKVSGPDAPESWTSPSEDESGAKNHDGFVL